In Oryza brachyantha chromosome 2, ObraRS2, whole genome shotgun sequence, a single window of DNA contains:
- the LOC102722559 gene encoding E3 ubiquitin protein ligase RIE1-like: protein MEAAAASSPSPEQPLLRPSVARAGSGSGSPSPPRPPAARPSRLAALIGRAAGRRGPSMLVRETAAMQLERRRADWAHSRPVVALDIAWNIAFAAAAAAVLVASTEESPVTPLRLWLVGYALQCLVHVGLVCSDSRRRPAHARSSDVESADGDAAGADSSDSDDEEDEGREQRSSFAKRCESVNTMVSFLWWIIGFYWVVSGGDVLEHDAPRLYWLSVVFLAFDVFFAVFCVAMACFIGIALCCCLPCVIAILYVLAGQEGASDADIGFLPRYKYSDPSEDGQKGTDEGVMIPVLNNNGTSTSERILLREDAECCICLSSYEDGAELSALPCNHHFHWTCITKWLRMHATCPLCKYNILKGSESA from the exons AtggaggcggccgccgcctcgtcgccgtcgccggagcaaccgctgctccggccgtcggtcgcccgcgccggctcGGGGTCCGGGAGCccgtcgcctccgcggccccccgcggcgaggccgagccGGCTCGCGGCGCTCATCGGccgcgcggcggggcggcgcggcccgTCGATGCTGGTgcgggagacggcggcgatgcAGCTGGAGAGGAGGCGCGCTGACTGGGCGCACTCCCGCCCCGTCGTCGCGCTCGACATCGCGTGGAAcatcgccttcgccgccgccgccgcggccgtgctCGTGGCCTCCACGGAGGAGAGCCCCGTCACGCCGCTCCGCCTGTGGCTGGTGGGGTACGCCCTCCAGTGCCTCGTGCACGTCGGCCTTGTTTGCTCcgactcccgccgccgcccagcccACGCTCGTAGCTCTGATGTCGAGTCCGCCGACGGTGACGCCGCGGGCGCTGACAGCTctgacagcgacgacgaggaggacgagggtAGGGAACAGAGGAGCAG CTTTGCGAAGCGTTGTGAGTCGGTGAACACGATGGTGTCTTTCCTGTGGTGGATAATTGGGTTCTACTGGGTGGTGTCTGGTGGGGATGTGCTCGAGCATGATGCTCCAAGGCTGTATTG GCTAAGTGTTGTTTTTCTAGCGTTTGATGTCTTCTTCGCTGTGTTTTGTGTTGCTATGGCCTGTTTCATTGGGATCGCATTGTGCTGCTGCTTGCCTTGCGTCATTGCAATTCTGTATGTGCTGGCTGGCCAG GAGGGTGCATCAGATGCAGATATTGGCTTTCTTCCGAGATATAAATATTCTGATCCCAGTGAGGATGGACAAAAAGGAACTGACGAGGGAGTTATGATCCCTGTCCTGAATAATAATGGAACATCAACCAGTGAACGTATTCTCCTTCGTGAGGATGCT GAATGCTGTATCTGCCTCTCATCATATGAGGATGGAGCAGAGCTATCTGCCCTCCCTTGCAACCATCACTTCCATTGGACATGTATTACCAAATGGctacgcatgcatgcaacctGTCCACTTTGCAAGTACAACATTCTTAAAGGCAGTGAAAGTGCATGA